Proteins encoded by one window of Sardina pilchardus chromosome 7, fSarPil1.1, whole genome shotgun sequence:
- the cebpb gene encoding CCAAT/enhancer-binding protein beta produces the protein MEVAGFYEGDCLAFHGSNSISGPGGDGICKQPIDGSMTKLSISQHEKTIDFSIYLDSLQYHQLASQNQAALQRGDVYSDFLEESRGKRVSSLQNYRNYISLNDREPGVISSSHREANPLGYADLEETRVDTVYSPEFVGNSAKGGHPDDPREESGMDGSSGFDMRSYLQYQSAPSGSLGNISNDSSSCSSPPGTPAPSGKAGSPHQLGKMSGGKGKKRLEKDSEEYRLRRERNNLAVRKSRDKAKMRNLETQHKVLELAAENDRLQKRVEQLSRELATLRNLLSATGQC, from the coding sequence ATGGAAGTGGCCGGTTTTTACGAGGGGGACTGCCTTGCTTTCCACGGTAGCAACAGTATTAGTGGTCCCGGCGGCGACGGCATATGCAAGCAGCCCATTGACGGCTCCATGACGAAGCTCAGTATCTCGCAGCACGAGAAGACGATCGACTTCAGCATCTACCTGGACTCCCTGCAATATCACCAGCTCGCCAGCCAGAACCAGGCTGCTCTACAGCGCGGAGACGTCTACAGCGATTTCCTCGAGGAGAGCAGAGGCAAGAGGGTGTCATCGTTACAAAACTACAGGAACTACATTTCACTGAACGACCGGGAGCCGGGCGTGATCAGCAGCAGCCACCGGGAAGCCAACCCACTGGGCTACGCCGACCTCGAGGAGACCCGAGTTGACACGGTCTACAGCCCGGAGTTCGTCGGTAACTCGGCTAAAGGTGGTCACCCGGACGATCCCCGGGAGGAGTCGGGAATGGACGGTTCTTCTGGGTTTGACATGCGCTCCTATCTACAGTACCAGTCGGCGCCGAGTGGCAGTTTGGGGAACATTTCCAACGACTCGTCCTCCTGCTCGAGCCCACCCGGCACACCTGCCCCGTCAGGTAAGGCAGGCTCGCCGCATCAGCTCGGCAAGATGTCGGGTGGGAAGGGGAAGAAGCGTCTCGAGAAGGACAGCGAGGAGTACCGACTGAGGCGCGAGAGGAACAACCTGGCCGTCCGAAAGAGCCGGGATAAAGCCAAGATGCGCAATCTGGAGACGCAACACAAAGTGCTCGAGCTGGCCGCCGAGAACGACCGTTTACAGAAGCGCGTGGAGCAGCTGTCACGAGAGCTGGCCACGCTGCGTAACCTGCTCTCCGCCACCGGCCAGTGCTAA